One region of Anthonomus grandis grandis chromosome 22, icAntGran1.3, whole genome shotgun sequence genomic DNA includes:
- the LOC126748778 gene encoding serine protease inhibitor 77Ba-like, translating to MGINYLALATVICLSTPAQSQGKFNIAESINKFSVKLLWNANKVTGSNVNVALSPLTIWTVLTIVSEGAYDNTADQIDKALGQNQNKNVIREAYYRLAQLMDKSEKSEAEFDMATGIFARKQFPVKRNFANVVKQYYDASVTPVDFVNGNAAADLINKYVAKATRNRITQLVTAGDVQDAYLFMLSTTFFKGSWQQPFNTSKTRREAFLDDKRKPIGEVDLMFNSFPYPYSKIDNIKADALELPYGANGDYSMLVLVPRGAQSLANMLESLNDEPVLNILSKIRASHDTYPEDNIYTYLPKFKITSNFNMDMILQMMGITDVFDPQKANLLGMFSHYLYLSRVIQRAEIEVNEEGTVASAASGFIFPNRITPPTVKVNRPFAYFIVHRETGSILFCGKISDPRTL from the exons ATGGGTATTAATTATTTAG cTCTCGCAACTGTGATATGCTTAAGCACACCAGCACAATCGCAAGGAAAGTTTAACATAGCAGaatctattaataaattttcagtcAAGTTATTGTGG AATGCGAATAAGGTGACGGGGAGTAATGTGAACGTAGCTCTCTCCCCTTTGACTATATGGACGGTGCTGACTATAGTGTCAGAAGGAGCTTACGATAACACCGCTGACCAAATTGATAAGGCTTTAGGACAGAATcagaataaaaatgttattagggAGGCTTACTACAGGCTGGCTCAGTTGATGGATAAAAGTGAG AAATCCGAGGCGGAGTTCGATATGGCGACCGGCATATTTGCTCGCAAACAGTTTCCCGTTAAGCGTAATTTTGCCAATGTTGTGAAGCAATACTACGACGCTTCAGTTACACCTGTGGATTTCGTAAATGGCAATGCCGCTGCGGACCTCATCAACAAATATGTAGCTAAGGCCACTAGGAATCGAATAACTCAACTTGTTACCGCCG GAGATGTCCAAGATGCTTATCTCTTCATGTTAAGCACAACCTTCTTCAAGGGATCCTGGCAGCAGCCTTTCAACACATCGAAAACTCGTAGAGAAGCGTTTTTAGACGACAAAAGAAAACCAATTGGGGAAGTTGATTTAATGTTCAACTCGTTCCCATATCCATACTCTAAGATTGATAACATAAAGGCTGATGCCTTGGAGTTGCCTTATGGAGCA AATGGTGATTACTCGATGTTGGTGTTAGTACCAAGGGGTGCTCAGTCCTTAGCAAACATGTTGGAGTCATTAAACGACGAGCCAGTACTGAATATTTTATCGAAAATCAGGGCTAGTCACGATACTTATCCAGAAGATAACATTTATACTTATTTACCCAAGTTTAAGATCACTTCTAATTTTAACATGGATATGATTCTTCAAATG ATGGGAATCACTGACGTATTTGACCCACAAAAAGCGAACTTGCTAGGTATGTTTAGCCACTATTTATATTTATCCCGGGTTATTCAAAGGGCCGAAATTGAAGTTAACGAGGAAGGAACTGTCGCGAGTGCAGCATCAG GTTTTATATTTCCAAACCGGATTACACCGCCTACAGTAAAGGTCAATAGACCTTTTGCTTACTTTATAGTGCATAGAGAGACTGGCAGTATACTGTTTTGTGGTAAAATTAGTGATCCTCGTACCTTATAA